From the genome of Ornithobacterium rhinotracheale, one region includes:
- a CDS encoding GH92 family glycosyl hydrolase, giving the protein MRIRHTILALAGLLFFTHCEKKTISTEEENTEKLDLVQYVDPFIGTGEHGHTYPGATMPFGMLQVSPINGVSAWDWCSGYHYSDSIIIGFGHLTLSGTGIGDLNDVKLMPASVTVDLAQLSVGKDKQYPEKSTALRDMLPYKSRYSHSNETATPGYYQVFLEDPKINVELTTAKRVAFHRYTYADGAEQSVVFNPGFAINWDDPTHMRLTQKDENTLVGERFSTGWAKNQKVFFAVRFNKPITEFKTHMQGENITSAQAFFNNENKELLVKVALSSVSTDNALQNMATEGEGFPFDEIRDKAKLAWNEALESINVESDNKDLKTIFYTALYHTKVAPVTFSDENGDFRLENDSIVKKANYTAYSTFSLWDTFRTEHPLLTITDPDKVADMINSMLAYYQVHKLLPVWTLYGNETNTMTGYHSVAVIAEAYLKGVTGFDAEKAYEAMKATMMSDARGLSLYKKYGYVPYDKLDESVTITLEYAYDDWCLAQMAKKLGKEEDYKYFLNRSMAYKKLFDPSVEFMRGKSADGQWNPVFDPKHSNHREHTDYTEGNAWQHSWFVPQDVNGFIALFSSKEAFTNKLENLFTESSEITGENVSVDISGLIGQYAHGNEPSHHIAYLFNKAGQPWRTQYWVNHILKTQYNTTPEGYSGNEDCGQMSAWYVMSAIGLYPMNPASTEYEITSPMFAKTTMKVGQGKTFVIEAKNFSKKNIYIQKATLNGKPLQGTSISHEQIMQGGTLVLELGAEPNKSGTLN; this is encoded by the coding sequence ATGAGAATCAGACATACAATTTTAGCGTTGGCAGGTCTGTTGTTTTTCACCCATTGCGAGAAAAAAACAATATCGACCGAGGAGGAAAATACCGAAAAATTAGATTTAGTGCAATATGTGGATCCGTTCATCGGGACGGGCGAGCATGGGCACACTTACCCTGGGGCTACTATGCCGTTTGGTATGTTGCAGGTGAGCCCCATCAATGGCGTGAGTGCTTGGGACTGGTGTTCGGGGTATCATTATTCAGACAGCATCATCATCGGTTTTGGGCATTTAACCTTGAGCGGAACAGGGATTGGGGATTTAAACGATGTGAAATTGATGCCAGCTTCTGTGACGGTAGATTTAGCACAACTTAGCGTAGGGAAGGACAAGCAGTATCCAGAGAAATCAACCGCTTTGCGCGATATGTTGCCTTATAAATCTCGCTATTCGCACAGCAACGAAACCGCTACACCAGGTTATTATCAAGTATTTTTAGAAGATCCAAAAATTAATGTAGAGCTCACCACGGCAAAGAGAGTGGCGTTCCATCGATATACTTATGCTGATGGTGCGGAGCAGAGCGTGGTGTTTAATCCAGGTTTTGCCATCAATTGGGACGACCCTACGCATATGCGTTTGACCCAAAAAGATGAAAATACCTTGGTGGGCGAGAGATTCAGTACAGGCTGGGCTAAAAATCAAAAAGTATTTTTTGCCGTTCGTTTTAATAAACCAATCACTGAGTTTAAAACGCATATGCAAGGCGAAAACATCACTTCTGCGCAAGCTTTCTTTAATAATGAAAATAAAGAACTTTTAGTAAAAGTGGCACTGTCTTCGGTGAGCACCGACAATGCTTTGCAAAACATGGCAACCGAAGGAGAGGGCTTCCCGTTTGATGAAATTAGAGATAAAGCCAAGCTCGCTTGGAACGAAGCCTTGGAAAGCATAAATGTAGAGAGCGACAACAAAGATTTAAAAACGATTTTCTACACTGCGTTGTATCATACCAAAGTCGCTCCTGTTACTTTCTCAGACGAAAACGGCGATTTCCGCTTGGAGAACGATAGCATTGTGAAAAAAGCCAATTATACAGCCTATTCTACTTTCTCATTGTGGGATACCTTCAGAACAGAACATCCGTTGCTCACAATTACAGATCCAGACAAGGTGGCGGATATGATTAATTCTATGTTAGCCTATTATCAAGTGCATAAACTATTGCCTGTTTGGACTTTGTACGGAAACGAGACCAACACTATGACGGGCTATCATTCCGTGGCAGTAATTGCGGAGGCTTACCTAAAAGGAGTGACAGGCTTTGATGCTGAAAAAGCATACGAAGCTATGAAAGCAACTATGATGAGCGATGCACGCGGCTTGAGTTTGTACAAAAAATACGGATATGTGCCATACGATAAATTAGACGAATCGGTAACAATCACTTTGGAATATGCTTACGACGATTGGTGTTTGGCACAAATGGCTAAAAAACTCGGCAAGGAAGAAGATTATAAATATTTCTTGAATCGCTCTATGGCTTACAAAAAATTGTTTGATCCAAGCGTGGAATTTATGCGAGGAAAATCTGCCGATGGGCAATGGAATCCAGTTTTTGATCCAAAACATTCCAACCACAGAGAGCACACCGACTACACCGAAGGAAACGCTTGGCAGCATAGCTGGTTTGTGCCACAAGATGTCAATGGATTTATTGCTTTGTTCTCAAGCAAAGAGGCGTTTACTAATAAGCTAGAAAACCTATTTACCGAAAGTTCTGAAATTACGGGAGAAAATGTTTCAGTAGATATTTCTGGGCTTATCGGGCAATATGCACACGGAAACGAGCCAAGCCATCACATTGCTTATTTGTTCAACAAAGCGGGGCAGCCGTGGCGCACACAATATTGGGTGAATCATATTTTAAAAACTCAGTATAACACGACACCAGAGGGCTATAGCGGAAACGAAGATTGCGGACAAATGTCGGCTTGGTATGTGATGAGTGCGATTGGCTTGTATCCGATGAATCCAGCCTCTACCGAATACGAAATCACTTCTCCGATGTTTGCTAAAACCACGATGAAAGTGGGGCAAGGCAAAACTTTTGTGATCGAGGCTAAAAACTTTTCAAAAAAGAATATTTATATTCAAAAAGCAACGCTTAACGGAAAGCCATTGCAAGGCACTTCCATTTCCCACGAGCAAATCATGCAAGGCGGAACTTTGGTGCTTGAGCTAGGTGCAGAGCCAAACAAAAGCGGAACTTTAAATTAA